The following coding sequences are from one Capsicum annuum cultivar UCD-10X-F1 chromosome 3, UCD10Xv1.1, whole genome shotgun sequence window:
- the LOC107858889 gene encoding uncharacterized protein C683.02c isoform X1: protein MVSERQKLARKRYKEANPELFPKPEPTPPKYPNKKKKKNKKSAFKKKKGESKDPNNKKLSFKKHPFRVAGMKPGESCFICKEQDHIAKDCPKKAEWEKNKICLLCRRRGHSLKNCPNKDDEVVDKKLCYNCGETSHSLANCPHPLQDGGAKFASCFICKEQGHLSKNCPKNTHGIYPKGGCCKICGGVTHLARDCPNKTGKASDAASGRFKISQFEDRPRGQVTKFSSGDDLEDDFNIMAEEVKEDGDAKLKKKKEPKVVNFVG, encoded by the exons ATGGTGAGCGAAAGGCAGAAATTAGCTCGAAAGAGATACAAGGAAGCTAATCCAGAACTGTTCCCCAAGCCAGAACCAACTCCACCTAAATACCcaaacaagaaaaagaagaagaataagaagagtGCGTTcaagaagaaaaaaggagaatCCAAAGATCCTAACAACAAGAAACTTTCATTTAAGAAGCATCCTTTTAGAGTTGCTGGTATGAAGCCTGGTGAAAGCTGTTTTATATGTAAAGAACAAGACCATATTGCTAAGGATTGCCCTAAGAAAGCTGAATGGGAAAAGAATAAG ATATGTTTGCTTTGTCGCCGACGCGGTCACAGCTTGAAGAATTGCCCCAACAAGGATGATGAAGTGGTGGATAAGAAGTTATGTTACAATTGTGGGGAAACAAGTCATTCTTTGGCTAACTGCCCCCATCCACTACAAGATG GTGGAGCAAAGTTTGCTAGTTGCTTTATTTGTAAAGAACAAGGTCACTTGAGTAAGAATTGCCCTAAAAATACTCATGGCATATACCCAAAG GGTGGTTGTTGCAAAATTTGTGGTGGTGTTACACATTTGGCAAGAGACTGTCCTAATAAAACCGGCAAAGCTTCAGATGCGGCCTCTGGTAGATTTAAAATTT CTCAATTTGAAGACCGGCCGAGGGGACAAGTTACCAAATTCAGCAGTGGGGATGATCTCGAGGATGACTTCAACATCATGGCAGAGGAAGTTAAGGAAGACGGTGATgctaaattaaagaagaaaaaagaaccTAAAGTCGTAAATTTTGTAGGATGA
- the LOC107858889 gene encoding uncharacterized protein C683.02c isoform X3, producing the protein MVSERQKLARKRYKEANPELFPKPEPTPPKYPNKKKKKNKKSAFKKKKGESKDPNNKKLSFKKHPFRVAGMKPGESCFICKEQDHIAKDCPKKAEWEKNKICLLCRRRGHSLKNCPNKDDEVVDKKLCYNCGETSHSLANCPHPLQDGGAKFASCFICKEQGHLSKNCPKNTHGIYPKGGCCKICGGVTHLARDCPNKTGKASDAASGRFKILHFVGLCGKLFRGDVSCRKWLTCK; encoded by the exons ATGGTGAGCGAAAGGCAGAAATTAGCTCGAAAGAGATACAAGGAAGCTAATCCAGAACTGTTCCCCAAGCCAGAACCAACTCCACCTAAATACCcaaacaagaaaaagaagaagaataagaagagtGCGTTcaagaagaaaaaaggagaatCCAAAGATCCTAACAACAAGAAACTTTCATTTAAGAAGCATCCTTTTAGAGTTGCTGGTATGAAGCCTGGTGAAAGCTGTTTTATATGTAAAGAACAAGACCATATTGCTAAGGATTGCCCTAAGAAAGCTGAATGGGAAAAGAATAAG ATATGTTTGCTTTGTCGCCGACGCGGTCACAGCTTGAAGAATTGCCCCAACAAGGATGATGAAGTGGTGGATAAGAAGTTATGTTACAATTGTGGGGAAACAAGTCATTCTTTGGCTAACTGCCCCCATCCACTACAAGATG GTGGAGCAAAGTTTGCTAGTTGCTTTATTTGTAAAGAACAAGGTCACTTGAGTAAGAATTGCCCTAAAAATACTCATGGCATATACCCAAAG GGTGGTTGTTGCAAAATTTGTGGTGGTGTTACACATTTGGCAAGAGACTGTCCTAATAAAACCGGCAAAGCTTCAGATGCGGCCTCTGGTAGATTTAAAATTT TGCATTTTGTTGGCTTGTGTGGGAAATTGTTCAGAGGAGATGTTTCATGTAGGAAGTGGCTGACGTGCAAATAA
- the LOC107858889 gene encoding uncharacterized protein C683.02c isoform X2 — translation MVSERQKLARKRYKEANPELFPKPEPTPPKYPNKKKKKNKKSAFKKKKGESKDPNNKKLSFKKHPFRVAGMKPGESCFICKEQDHIAKDCPKKAEWEKNKICLLCRRRGHSLKNCPNKDDEVVDKKLCYNCGETSHSLANCPHPLQDGGAKFASCFICKEQGHLSKNCPKNTHGIYPKGGCCKICGGVTHLARDCPNKTGKASDAASGRFKICSTFMNCVSIFARKQCILLACVGNCSEEMFHVGSG, via the exons ATGGTGAGCGAAAGGCAGAAATTAGCTCGAAAGAGATACAAGGAAGCTAATCCAGAACTGTTCCCCAAGCCAGAACCAACTCCACCTAAATACCcaaacaagaaaaagaagaagaataagaagagtGCGTTcaagaagaaaaaaggagaatCCAAAGATCCTAACAACAAGAAACTTTCATTTAAGAAGCATCCTTTTAGAGTTGCTGGTATGAAGCCTGGTGAAAGCTGTTTTATATGTAAAGAACAAGACCATATTGCTAAGGATTGCCCTAAGAAAGCTGAATGGGAAAAGAATAAG ATATGTTTGCTTTGTCGCCGACGCGGTCACAGCTTGAAGAATTGCCCCAACAAGGATGATGAAGTGGTGGATAAGAAGTTATGTTACAATTGTGGGGAAACAAGTCATTCTTTGGCTAACTGCCCCCATCCACTACAAGATG GTGGAGCAAAGTTTGCTAGTTGCTTTATTTGTAAAGAACAAGGTCACTTGAGTAAGAATTGCCCTAAAAATACTCATGGCATATACCCAAAG GGTGGTTGTTGCAAAATTTGTGGTGGTGTTACACATTTGGCAAGAGACTGTCCTAATAAAACCGGCAAAGCTTCAGATGCGGCCTCTGGTAGATTTAAAATTT GTTCCACTTTCATGAACTGTGTGTCAATTTTTGCAAGGAAGCAGTGCATTTTGTTGGCTTGTGTGGGAAATTGTTCAGAGGAGATGTTTCATGTAGGAAGTGGCTGA